A genomic segment from Bubalus kerabau isolate K-KA32 ecotype Philippines breed swamp buffalo chromosome 14, PCC_UOA_SB_1v2, whole genome shotgun sequence encodes:
- the LRATD2 gene encoding protein LRATD2, which yields MGNQVEKLTHLSYKEVPTADPTGVDRDDGPRIGVSYIFSNDDEDMEPQPPPQGPDGGDGPSLPPPQPYDPRLHEVECSVFYRDECIYQKSFSPGSAALSTYTPENLLNKCRPGDLVEFVSQAQYPHWAVYVGNFQVVHLHRLEVSNSFLTDASQGRRGRVVNDLYRYKPLSPSAVVRNALAHVGAKERELSWRNSESFAAWCRYGKREFKIGGELRIGKQPYRLQIQLSAQRSHTLEFQSLEDLIMEKRRNDQIGRTAVLQELATHLHPVEPDEGDSDAARTTPPPGRLPAPGREEEEDRETVVH from the coding sequence ATGGGCAACCAGGTGGAGAAACTGACCCACCTAAGTTACAAGGAAGTGCCCACCGCCGACCCGACGGGCGTGGATCGGGACGATGGGCCCCGCATCGGGGTCTCCTACATCTTCTCCAATGACGACGAGGACATGGAGCCGCAGCCGCCGCCCCAGGGGCCGGACGGCGGGGACGGGCCGTCGCTGCCCCCGCCGCAACCCTATGACCCGCGGCTGCACGAAGTGGAGTGCTCCGTGTTCTACCGCGATGAATGCATCTACCAGAAAAGCTTCTCGCCGGGTTCTGCGGCCCTGAGCACCTACACGCCCGAGAACCTGCTCAACAAGTGCAGGCCTGGCGATCTGGTGGAGTTCGTGTCGCAGGCGCAGTACCCACACTGGGCAGTCTACGTGGGCAACTTCCAGGTAGTGCATTTGCACCGACTAGAGGTGAGCAACAGCTTCCTGACGGACGCGAGCCAGGGTCGGCGCGGCCGCGTGGTGAACGATTTGTACCGCTACAAACCGCTGAGCCCCAGCGCTGTGGTGCGCAACGCGCTAGCCCACGTGGGCGCCAAGGAACGCGAGCTGAGCTGGCGCAACTCGGAGAGCTTCGCCGCCTGGTGCCGCTACGGCAAGCGCGAGTTCAAGATCGGCGGCGAGCTGCGCATCGGCAAGCAGCCCTATCGGCTGCAAATCCAGCTCTCTGCGCAGCGCAGCCACACGCTCGAGTTCCAGAGCCTGGAGGACCTGATCATGGAGAAGCGGCGCAACGACCAGATCGGGCGCACCGCGGTCCTGCAGGAGCTGGCCACGCACCTGCACCCCGTCGAGCCGGACGAGGGCGACAGCGACGCTGCGCGGACTACGCCGCCTCCCGGGCGCCTCCCCGCGCCCGgccgggaggaggaggaggaccgaGAAACGGTGGTGCACTGA